Part of the Chloroflexota bacterium genome is shown below.
AACTTTTGAGCTATGCCGACCAAATCTATTTTCATGGTGGTCAAGTTAATTTGCTGGGAGCATCGGGCAATGGTATGCAATGGTGGGCCGTGGTTGATGGCGCTCCCCAAGCCGTGACCGACATCGGCGGCAATGGGATTTTGCGGTTGCAATTTAACCAAGAGCGTGAACAAATCGCCTATATTGATAATTTTCATATTAGTGCTTGTTTGGGTGCACAAGTGTTGAGTGTGCAGGCTCCAGATTTTAGTACACCAGCCCGCAATCCCAATTTAAGCCCGATTTTGGCCGATAATGGGCAAGCAATTCATGGGGCAGCTTGGAACCCAACTGGCGATTGGCTGACCTTTGCCAAGGGCGATTATAGCTGTGATGAGGCTGGGCCAATCTATGCAACGCCGCAAGTTCTGGTCTGGAATCCCGCAACGCAGGCGATTCAGGCATTTGAGTATGGTAGCTATCCAGTGTGGGTTCCATAGCAGGTTGAGCTACGAAAGGCATTGAGGAATCGCAGGCTGAAACCACGAAGGGCATGAAGGCTATGGGCTATGAGCTTTTGGCTATCGGAAATTATGGGGATACTAGCAGATTTTTCGATAGTCTAGTGTTTGTAGCCTATAGCCATGCTTGCTCTGCGCCTCTGCATTAAATAAAGATTGGCTGATTAATCGCTATGGTTGTGCTAAGCTTCTATGATAGTAGAAATTTGAGTTTTAGCCAATCCGCCTTTTTAGAATTGATTGCCCTAATTGGCTAAAATTGCTGATTTAGAAGGCATTGATTTGCGTTCGACACTCCCCTTAAACTGCGCTATAATCCAAACAAGTTTCTAGAGTTGCTGATTCGCGAGCCTCTGATCAGAAATTTCTGATCGGCAGGTGATATTTGTGTTTACAACCATGAGCACTGCACCGCGTGATTGGTTGGCTAGTCGGGCTGAGTTCCCGATTTTGAGCCGCAAAACCTATCTAAATACATGTTCGCTTGGCGCATTGAGCAGCCGCGTGCGTGCGGCAGTTAATCAGCATTTGGATTTATGGGAAGAGTACGGGGCATCGGCGTGGTATAAGATTTGGCTCGGTGAGTGCGCTGCTTTACGCACGACCACCGAACGCTTATTTAATGCTCCGGCTGGCTCGGTGGCTTTGGCTCCTAGCGTTGGCGTGGCTCTTTCGGTAATCGCCAGTGCCTTGGATTATCGCCAACGGCCCAAGGTGATTTCAACCGTCCTCGATTTTCCAACAATTCCCTATCAATGGTTGGCGCATCCTGAGGTTGAGGTGGTGCTTTTGCCATCGCCCGATGGCGTGCATGTGCCATTGGAAGCCTACGAGGCTGCGATTGATGAGCGCACGGCCTTGGTGGCTACCTCACATGTCTTTTTTGCTAGTGGCACAATTCAGCCAATTGCTGAAATTGCCAAATTAGCCCATGCCAAAGGCGCATTATGCCTGATCGATGGCTATCAGGCGGCGGGGCAAGTACCAGTCGATGTGGTTGCCAGCGATCTGGATTTCTACATGACTGGGGGCTTGAAGTGGCTGCTTGGTGGAACAGGCATTGTTGAATGCTATGTCCGCCCAAGCCTGATTCAGCAGCTTAAACCAACGGTTGCCGGCTGGTTTGGCCATGCCAACCAATTTGCCTTCGACCCCAACAACTTCGAGTTTGCTCCCGATGCGCGGCGCTTTGAAGTTGGCACGCCTGCTTTATCGGCGGTCTATGCTGGCCATGCTGGCATGCAGATCATCCTTGACCATGGCGTGGCGGCAATTCAACAGCGCACCAGCGAACTGGTGGCCTATTTGGTGGCCAAGTTACGCGATGCAGGCTATCAATTAACTATTTCTGGCGACCCACAGCAGCATGCAGGGATCGTGATGATCCAAAGTGCCGAGCATGCTAAGCTGGTGGCCGCCTTGGCTGAGCAGGGGATAATCGTTGATCATCGGCCTGGCCATGTGCGGGTATCGCCATTTTTCTATACCTTAGAGACAGAGCTTGATCTTTTTGTGGAACGCTTGCAGGCTCTTAGCCAGTAATTTGGAATTCAGCATCAATAAGGAGGTTACGTGTCCACTCGCACGATTTTGGACCGTTATCAAACGAGTGCCTCGTATCTAGCGCGCATTTTACTCCGTTTTTCGGGCTTGTTGCTCACGGTGTATATGCTGACGTACATTTGGGAATTGAGCACGGTAATTCGCACCAGCGATGAGCCGGCTGGCACCGCTGCGGCGGCCTTCAACACGGCGATGGCTGCGTACAACACGACCTTCTGGCATATTACCCATGCGGTGGTTGTGGCGCTGGTGGTGTTGCATGCCCTAACTGGCTTGCGGGTTTTGACCCTTGAGGCAGGTTTTGGCGCTCGCTTCCAACGAGCCTCTTTCTGGCTTTCGTTGGTCTTGACGGTGGCGCTGTTTGTGCTGCTCTTTATTAAGATTATCGCCAATCTGGCGGCGTAACGGCTGGAAAGGAATCGCTTCAATGGTGCACCGAGATGTTATCAGCGTTACAAGCCGCGCTCAAAAGGTTAAAGTGGAACCTGGTGCGGGCACGCTGTTGTGGATTCTGCAACGCCTTTCTTCGTATGGTTTGTTGCTGTTTTTGCCAATCCACCTGTATTTTACCTATTTCACCAAGCTTGATACGCCAGCACTGACCTATAACGGCATGCGCGAAACCTTCAGCGCATTTCCACTGTGGTATGTGCTGAACGAAGGGCTTTTGTTAATTTGTGCGCTGTTTCATGGCCTCAACGGCTTTCGCAATGTCATCTACGACTGGACAACCAATAGCGCTGTGCGCCATACGATCAACTTTTTGTTGATTGTCTTGGGTATCGCTGGGGCAATTTTGGGCTTCTGGACGTTGTGGGCTTTGGCATAAGGAGTGTCGTC
Proteins encoded:
- a CDS encoding aminotransferase class V-fold PLP-dependent enzyme is translated as MFTTMSTAPRDWLASRAEFPILSRKTYLNTCSLGALSSRVRAAVNQHLDLWEEYGASAWYKIWLGECAALRTTTERLFNAPAGSVALAPSVGVALSVIASALDYRQRPKVISTVLDFPTIPYQWLAHPEVEVVLLPSPDGVHVPLEAYEAAIDERTALVATSHVFFASGTIQPIAEIAKLAHAKGALCLIDGYQAAGQVPVDVVASDLDFYMTGGLKWLLGGTGIVECYVRPSLIQQLKPTVAGWFGHANQFAFDPNNFEFAPDARRFEVGTPALSAVYAGHAGMQIILDHGVAAIQQRTSELVAYLVAKLRDAGYQLTISGDPQQHAGIVMIQSAEHAKLVAALAEQGIIVDHRPGHVRVSPFFYTLETELDLFVERLQALSQ